CTTGCCAAACATCCGCACTTGTCCTGAGCCACGCGCGGCTTTCGGGAAATCCACTCGCATTTCGGGATCCGGATACCAATCCTTAATGTGCCTGTTTTCAGGTGAGTCTAGATTGCTGATGATTTGAGGAGTATCGCTTTGATCGATGACTCGCAATTCGTTTGTACCGAGCGAAATATACTCACCAGTGCGTTGACTGATCACAGGCGGGTTATTGACTCCAGCACTATCCGTATCGATTGACAGCAGGCGGATCCATGGCAAGTCAGCACGCCCATAAGTATCATAGATGCGGCGTTTCAAGTGCGTCAGAGCACGTTTGCCAGTGCCACCCAACCCGATTACCAGAGAAGGAATTGTCCTTATTGCCATGATGCAAACTCCCGGTTGTTTCTGCTGCGAGCGATATTCTGAACGCCGTCAAGACCAGACAAACGAACAGAGCCAATGATCTAATTAGTGAGTTAAAAGGGCCTTGCCGACGATAGCGAGAATGGCCAGACCTGCAATAGCACCGCTTGCTATATTGGCGACCTTGGTGGCTTTTTCGGGCAGCCACCGACTGTTTTTTACAAGCATGGTGTAAACAACGAAACGCAGCGCAATCGCGATTGCAATTGCGGCGACAGCCAGAATTACATACCACCCAACCATTTCCATCGACTTCGCCGTCCTTCGTTTTACAACTTGCTGTGTCTGTACTATCACGCTTTAGCCCAATCATAGGCTAATTCAAACGGGTCTCAGCGGACACGCCAACACTTGGAAAGCGTCACAGGGTCGGACCTGAGGAGGAAAGTATAGCAATCTTAGACTAAGCAAACCTTCAACATTGCCGATCAGTCCCTCTTCAGGTTAGTGATCCACAAGAAAAGCCCAAAAACAGTACAGATAATGAGAATGAAAAAAATCGGAATTGCCAGCGGTGCGATTTCTTCCCAGGCACTTGGCTCTACAGTGATCTCAAATGGAATTTCCGTCGGCGCTACAGTTTCTGGAGGTCCAGATACATGCACACCCAGAACTCCAGCGTATTTGCCCGGCGCCTGATTCGATTTCACCAGAACATTGAGTTTGAAATCATGACTGTCCGATTTTGAGGTATCAAGCGCGAACGAAAGCGGTTTGCCACCATTCATCTCCTCTCTGGGAATTGCCCGAGCATCGCTTGCATCGCCTTTCTTCGAACTCACCATTGTTGCCTGCTGTGGCGAAATCTCAATATCGTAATTCGCTTGCGCATGTGCACCCGGCAATTCTTTGATCTTGCCAATCAGGTCCACATCCGAATCCTCAGCCCATAAGAATCCAGGCTTGCGCATCTTCACTTTGATCGCTTCAGGCTCTGCAACTACGCGTCCCGGCACGCGCAAAGTCCAGCCTATGAAGTCAGGCACTTTAGCGCTGGAGTCGAGCTTGAAACAGCCGGCATAATGACCAGCCGGGCAATTCGTGTGCGCCTGCGCATCGATATTTATCTCCTGGCTCGTCAAGGTGCGATTTCCAGGCTCACCAGCCGGTGCTACCTGGGTGGGCGCAACGTGCAACGTAATTGCATTTGCGGGAATGGAAGTAACAGACTGACAGGGAGCGCCAGTGACAGTCGCGGCAGAGGCAAGAACTGCCTTCAACTTGTCGGCGGCGACACTGCTTGTGACATCTTTGACACCGCTTATCTCTTCTGCATAACAGGACTTCAGCTGCAATGGAAAAGATGCTTTTGCCGAACCGTTGCCTACAACAGTGCCAAAATCAACAATGCCGTTTTTCAAGCTCAGGCCCTGCCCGAGCGTCAGCTGTCCTTTCAACTGCTCAACTTGTGACTTCAAAGAGAGGAAGATCCTCTCCGAAACCGTACCACCAGCCTGTTTTGTCACATCAATAAAATCGCCGCCAAGCATTTCAGCAAGCTCTTTTGCAGTTGTCGTTCCCGCTTTCCTGTCAGGCAGTCGCTGCAAGCCGATCACAAGTACTTTCCAGGTTTTAATTCCGACCTTCTTGAAGATCTCGTTTTGCTTTTTGGTCAGTTGTGCTGAGATATCGCGAACCTTCACAGCAGCACCAGGCGGTGGTTCATCCCAACCATCCGTAAGCATGACTATGAAAGTTGTCGTGCAAGGGTCGGTCTCAGAGTAAAGCTGATTCGCCTTTTGCAAAGCCAGCGCCAGCGCGCCTCCCATATATGTGTCGCCATGCTTGTCGGCGCTTAGAGCCTCTGGAGATTGAATCACTCTCAAGAGTGATTGCCTGTCTTCAGCCGTTTCTAGTTTCGAAGGCCAATCTGTCTTCTCAGTAATTTTCGTACCGAAAGTGATAAATGAAATTCTGCTCTTTGGATTGATCAGACGTTCATCTGCAGCAACCTGCTTCAGTGCCTGCCTGAGCGATTCGAACAATGTCACCTGACTGCCATCACTGGCGGTGACCATAGTGGACTTCAAGACCATACTGCCTGACACGTCAATCAAGAAGATGAAGTTGACCGGGCGCTCCTCAGCGGCAAAAACCGGTGTGATGAAAGCAGCTAAAAAACAGGCGAGCAGTAGGGCTAAATTTCTCAACTGACCGATTCCATCTCTTCTACGACTCGTCGTGCAGCATCACGGCGGTTGGAAGACTGAGTAATCGGCCTGCCCACGACAAGATAGTCAGAGCCATCTTTAATTGCCTGAGCCGGCGTGACTATACGCTTTTGATCGTCGCTAGACGACCAGGCTGGACGTATTCCCGGAGTAACGATGAGAAAATCCGGACCGCAGACCTCCCTGATTGCAGTAACCTCTTGCGCCGAGGCCACGACACCGTCGAGGCCGGCCCTTTTTGTCAGGGCAGCCAGGCGGGGCACCATTTGAGACACCGTCTGTCCAAAGCCTATGTCGCCGGCTTCCTGATCATTAATGCTGGTCAGCATAGTCACGGCAATTACTTTAGGCGCAGCAACACCAGCTTGCTGTGCCGCTTTATGCGTAGATTCGATCGTGGCTCGCATCATCTCGTAGCCGCCCGTGGCATGCACATTGAACATGGCAATGCCCTGTCCAACCAGAGCCTGACTGGCTCTGGCTACGGTGTTTGGTATATCGTGAAACTTGCAGTCGAAGAAAAAGGAAACGCCCTCACTTCTCATCGCCTCGAACAAACGCGTTCCGCTGTGTGCGTACAGTTCAAGACCAATCTTGAAAAGACCGACCTCATCCTTCAACTCTTTGACTATGTTCAAAGCCTCTGCTTCTGACGGAACATCAAGCGCGAGAATCAATTTCTCACGTGCAGTTTTGGTTTTCATGGTTGGCGGCATCCTGACACCTGCTGTATTGAGCGAACTGGAGAGACCATGGCTAAACAAAAAGCCTGGCAATTAAATATTGCCAAGCTTTCCAAAATCAAAGAGGACACTAGTTATTTGGAACCAACTTTGTGTTTGTCCAGCTTGTAGCGCTTCTGGAAGCGATCAACACGACCTTCCGTGTCTACAATTTTTTGCTGACCGGTATAGAACGGGTGGCAGTTACTGCAGATTTCAACTCTTATTTGTGGTTTGGTTGAACCGAGTTCTACTGAATTACCGCACACACAGGTGGCGATAACTTCTTGATACTGAGGGTGAATTCCTTCCTTCATGGCAGACCTTGCTTGATATAGATTGTGTGAAGCGAATAGATATCATAACAAACATCGGGACTTCAGCCCCAATCTAAACAGAATGATTAAGTTCCTGACGTAATAAGCCGGTCTGATCTCCTGAAAACCCATCCAAATTTAGTCAACCGCTATCGGTTGAGTATCGAGAAATTTGTCCAACCGCTATCGGTTGAGTTTTCTCAGTAGAAAGGTAATGCCACCCAGAACCTACCCATCTTATTTTGCATAGAATCCTTGCGACGCCAATATCCATAAGCAATCCAGGGACTGGTACTTCCCGATTTAGCGCTCTCACAGGTCTCTAAAATGGTCGAACCGAAACTTGGTTCCCATAGCTGCCTTTACGTTGTCGTTTGAGTCGACACCTTCTTGACTCCCCCCCCCCGGCTGCCTATCTGCCGTCCGACTCAGGTCAACCGCAGACACTTGATATCCAGACAGCGGATTCGACTTTCGCTGACTCAAGCACTTCTGAATAAGTCAGTTATTTATAGGTTGCTTGATTTCCAGCCCATCAAATTCAGCAGCGCTGACGCGCTCACCTTCAATAGCCAGATATACCTTCTGCGATCCAGCCAGATCAGAGACAGTTCGGCTCAATTGCTCGATTCTTGTTTCCAGCGATGTGCCACCACCACTAGAGGCGAAGTCTTTAGACAGGTTAAGTTCAACTTCCCCGTCAGTACGTTTCACACCCAACAACGTAGTTCCTTTCGGGATTTCACTGGACAGTCCAGAATCCTTTTCCGTTGCAGTAGGACCAGATAACAGTTGCTCGACCGCCTCGGCTAGTTGATCGCTATGGGTAAGAGTTCGGATCACCGGTACGAGACTGACTTCGTCATGCGCTGGCTTGACAAACCAGATCTTCATCTCGCGGGTGTCGGAATCGGTATGTCCTTTGATAACACCGGTGACATGCCGCTCTGACTTGGGCAACTGCGTATGGTGAGAGCACGACGTCAAAAGCGAGGCTGCAAAAAAAGTTGTGATTATGGCCGGCAGAAGGGCAAAAAACTGAGAGCCAATCGACTTCACCAGAGACTTCGAAAAATCTGAAAAAGATTCGTTGCTTTTATCGTGCCGCAATGCTGCGCTCCAGACCCAAGTCTAGAATAGCCTATTCGCCCGCTCTCGTCGACTGCGCCACTGCCGCTGTGGGCTTCGGCGCAATCAAAAGTTGGCCGCCACCATGCACTACATCCTTACTGACTGCCAGTTCCTTGAGCCTGAAAGCATGATCTTTTCTGTCCATCCGACTGAAGTCAACAATCGGATTAAGCAGCTCCTCTGCAAAGGCTGAAAACTTTTCCGGTTCGACTATGTCAGGCGACTCGACCTTCATGCCTCTCAAAAATATCTTGTCTCCTTCGAGCACCGGTCGTCCAGCAATTTTGATTGGAACGCCTGTTTCTTCGGCGGCACCGGCAGTAACCAAAACTGCATCGACTGTCAGTTCATCCTCACCAATATCGACGCGGGGACGCACCACCTGCAGTTGCTGATCTCCTAAACCGGGCAGGTCTAACTTGAGACCACGCATAGATCTGGCAATCCGCTCTGAGCCAAGGGCAACAACAACATCATGAGAGCTTAGATTTCCCTTCACGTTCAATAAAATAGGAGTCTGCAATCCTAGACTCTTTCCCTCTTTTCGCCTGTACTGATACCAGATAGGCGTGGCTGAAGCCATTTCAATCTCTCCGAGCGGAACGTTCTTAATGGAGCCACCATCAGAGGAAACAGAGACGGACTTCACTTTTCCGGCGACCAGATCTGTCAAACCGAAGGTCTTTACTTTTACTTTTACCTTGCCACCAAGCTTCTTCTGCAATACTTTTTTGGCGGCTTGTCCAGCAATTACATCACTTATAAACGTAATACCGGTAACCTTTTGAACAGTTCGACTGAATTTGCTCCCAATCGGAAAAGGCGGATCGGTCGTAGAAGGCGAACTTGACGCTGGCTCAGCCCCATACGATGACACCTGAGCAGTCAGAGCGAGAGTCAGATACAGTGCTGATAAATGTAACTTTCTAACCAGACGAATATTCATTTGCAGAATCATAATTTCAACCCGGACAGGCACGATGCCAGGCTGCAAAGGATAGCAAATCCCACTGCCGGCGAAAAGGAATGTCTCTTAACATCTTCACCTTACTAAGGCGCTTCCTTGCTGCATAGACTATTCTCAAATAACTTCTATCAGTCAGCGGTTCCCTCTCAAATGTCGAACACACAACTTCAGCAAACACTAGAAGACCATCTTGCCCAGGTAAGGAAGTGCACTGCCTGTCCAAAAATGATTGGTCCGGTAATCACACCTACACCGGTGGTGAGCAAAGTCTACCTTTGCGGTCAGGCCCCGGGTCCACGAGAAGGCTCATTCGGCCGCCCCTTCGCCTGGACGGCCGGTAAAACAATGTTTAAGTGGTTCGAAACGATCGGCTTGAACGAAGAACAATTTCGATCTTCAGCGTTTATCGGCGCCGTCTGCCGGTGCTTTCCAGGAAAAACCAAACAGGGCGGCGATCGAGTGCCATCCGCTCAAGAGGTGAGCACTTGCTCGAGTTGGATGAACAGAGAATTTCAATTAATGAAACCTGAACTGATTGTGCCAGTCGGTCGTTTAGCGATTGAACAGTTCTTGCCAATAGCTCCGCTCAACGAAATCATCGGAAAGAAATTCCAGGTCGAAGCATTCGAACAGACATGTGACGTGATACCACTGCCCCACCCGTCCGGCGCATCGACATGGTTTAAAAAAGAGCCCGGCATCACATTACTGGCTCAGGCTCTTAAGCTGCTCGGAGAGCATCCAGCCTGGCTTGATATGGTCAACTCGCAGTAGAGCTACCAATCCTTATCGACGATAGTCGATGCTGGTCACTATTGATCTCGTCGCCCTGACGCCGCGAAACATAATGTTCCAAACAGGTTTCAAATCAAATCCAAACATCCTCAAATGGAATAGGATCTACCTGCACAATCGATCAGTGGTTCAACAGAATACGAACCGCGCAAGTCGACTGCTCGACAAATCACTCGCATATGCTTACACGTTGATGCGGCTGGAGTAGCTTCATGGAGCCCTGGGAAAAATTAGCCTCGCGATTTTTCGAC
This is a stretch of genomic DNA from Candidatus Melainabacteria bacterium. It encodes these proteins:
- a CDS encoding VWA domain-containing protein yields the protein MGQLRNLALLLACFLAAFITPVFAAEERPVNFIFLIDVSGSMVLKSTMVTASDGSQVTLFESLRQALKQVAADERLINPKSRISFITFGTKITEKTDWPSKLETAEDRQSLLRVIQSPEALSADKHGDTYMGGALALALQKANQLYSETDPCTTTFIVMLTDGWDEPPPGAAVKVRDISAQLTKKQNEIFKKVGIKTWKVLVIGLQRLPDRKAGTTTAKELAEMLGGDFIDVTKQAGGTVSERIFLSLKSQVEQLKGQLTLGQGLSLKNGIVDFGTVVGNGSAKASFPLQLKSCYAEEISGVKDVTSSVAADKLKAVLASAATVTGAPCQSVTSIPANAITLHVAPTQVAPAGEPGNRTLTSQEINIDAQAHTNCPAGHYAGCFKLDSSAKVPDFIGWTLRVPGRVVAEPEAIKVKMRKPGFLWAEDSDVDLIGKIKELPGAHAQANYDIEISPQQATMVSSKKGDASDARAIPREEMNGGKPLSFALDTSKSDSHDFKLNVLVKSNQAPGKYAGVLGVHVSGPPETVAPTEIPFEITVEPSAWEEIAPLAIPIFFILIICTVFGLFLWITNLKRD
- a CDS encoding orotidine-5'-phosphate decarboxylase, which codes for MKTKTAREKLILALDVPSEAEALNIVKELKDEVGLFKIGLELYAHSGTRLFEAMRSEGVSFFFDCKFHDIPNTVARASQALVGQGIAMFNVHATGGYEMMRATIESTHKAAQQAGVAAPKVIAVTMLTSINDQEAGDIGFGQTVSQMVPRLAALTKRAGLDGVVASAQEVTAIREVCGPDFLIVTPGIRPAWSSSDDQKRIVTPAQAIKDGSDYLVVGRPITQSSNRRDAARRVVEEMESVS
- a CDS encoding 50S ribosomal protein L31: MKEGIHPQYQEVIATCVCGNSVELGSTKPQIRVEICSNCHPFYTGQQKIVDTEGRVDRFQKRYKLDKHKVGSK
- a CDS encoding uracil-DNA glycosylase, whose product is MIGPVITPTPVVSKVYLCGQAPGPREGSFGRPFAWTAGKTMFKWFETIGLNEEQFRSSAFIGAVCRCFPGKTKQGGDRVPSAQEVSTCSSWMNREFQLMKPELIVPVGRLAIEQFLPIAPLNEIIGKKFQVEAFEQTCDVIPLPHPSGASTWFKKEPGITLLAQALKLLGEHPAWLDMVNSQ
- a CDS encoding DUF2993 domain-containing protein — its product is MILQMNIRLVRKLHLSALYLTLALTAQVSSYGAEPASSSPSTTDPPFPIGSKFSRTVQKVTGITFISDVIAGQAAKKVLQKKLGGKVKVKVKTFGLTDLVAGKVKSVSVSSDGGSIKNVPLGEIEMASATPIWYQYRRKEGKSLGLQTPILLNVKGNLSSHDVVVALGSERIARSMRGLKLDLPGLGDQQLQVVRPRVDIGEDELTVDAVLVTAGAAEETGVPIKIAGRPVLEGDKIFLRGMKVESPDIVEPEKFSAFAEELLNPIVDFSRMDRKDHAFRLKELAVSKDVVHGGGQLLIAPKPTAAVAQSTRAGE